From Amycolatopsis sp. YIM 10, the proteins below share one genomic window:
- a CDS encoding WhiB family transcriptional regulator: MENNQSDWRVHASCRDTDPDELFVRGAEQNRAKLVCMGCPVRTECLAEALDSRISFGVWGGMTERERRALLRRRPDVSSWQELLMTAKREFAGVDEEEEAVRVG; encoded by the coding sequence ATGGAAAACAACCAGTCTGATTGGCGAGTCCACGCGTCCTGCCGGGACACCGATCCGGACGAGCTTTTTGTCCGGGGTGCCGAGCAGAACCGCGCGAAGCTCGTCTGCATGGGGTGTCCGGTGCGGACGGAATGCCTGGCCGAGGCGCTGGACAGCCGGATCAGCTTCGGGGTGTGGGGCGGGATGACCGAACGGGAACGCCGCGCGCTGCTGCGCCGCCGCCCGGACGTGTCGTCCTGGCAGGAACTGCTGATGACGGCGAAACGCGAGTTCGCCGGGGTGGACGAGGAAGAAGAGGCCGTCCGGGTCGGTTAA
- a CDS encoding ArsA family ATPase → MAEVLDMDALIDDENTRVIVCCGSGGVGKTTTAAALALRAAERGRQTVVLTIDPARRLAQALGLRELGNHPRQVSVEGFEPKGELWAMMLDMRRTFDDMVRVHAGPERAEQLLANPFYQTISTSFSGTQEYMAMEKLGQLAATGDWDLIIVDTPPSRSALDFLDAPTRLSTALDGRMIRLLTGPAKAGSWGLRKVVGAGFSMFAKAVSTIIGGQLLTDASAFMQAFDTMFGGFRERARKTAELLRSQGTAFVVVAAPEPDALREASYFVERLSEESMPLAGLVANRTHPVLAELSAPKALAAADSLERAAKPAPLAVAVLRLHADRVALAERERRLLARFTKAHPGVPVVGVPALPSDVHDLDGLRDIGDRLAGG, encoded by the coding sequence ATGGCCGAGGTACTGGACATGGACGCCCTGATCGACGACGAGAACACGCGCGTGATCGTCTGCTGCGGTTCGGGCGGCGTCGGCAAGACCACCACCGCGGCGGCGCTCGCCCTGCGTGCGGCCGAACGCGGCAGGCAGACCGTGGTGCTCACCATCGACCCGGCCCGGCGGCTGGCCCAGGCGCTTGGCCTGCGCGAACTCGGCAACCACCCGCGGCAGGTCAGCGTCGAGGGCTTCGAGCCGAAGGGCGAGCTGTGGGCGATGATGCTCGACATGCGCCGCACCTTCGACGACATGGTGCGTGTGCACGCCGGGCCCGAACGCGCCGAGCAGCTGCTGGCGAACCCCTTCTACCAGACCATCTCCACCTCGTTCTCCGGCACGCAGGAGTACATGGCGATGGAGAAGCTGGGCCAGCTCGCCGCCACCGGCGACTGGGACCTGATCATCGTCGACACCCCGCCGAGCCGGTCCGCGCTGGACTTCCTGGACGCGCCGACCCGGCTGTCCACCGCGCTCGACGGCCGGATGATCCGGCTGCTCACCGGTCCGGCGAAGGCGGGCAGCTGGGGCCTGCGCAAGGTGGTCGGCGCCGGGTTCAGCATGTTCGCCAAGGCCGTCTCGACGATCATCGGTGGTCAGCTGCTGACCGACGCGTCGGCGTTCATGCAGGCCTTCGACACCATGTTCGGCGGCTTCCGCGAGCGGGCGCGCAAGACCGCCGAACTGCTGCGCTCGCAGGGCACCGCGTTCGTGGTGGTGGCCGCGCCGGAACCGGACGCCCTGCGCGAGGCCAGTTACTTCGTGGAACGGTTGTCCGAGGAATCCATGCCGCTGGCCGGGCTGGTGGCGAACCGCACCCACCCGGTGCTCGCCGAGCTGTCCGCGCCGAAGGCACTGGCCGCGGCGGACTCGCTGGAGCGCGCGGCCAAACCGGCGCCGCTGGCGGTGGCCGTGCTGCGGCTGCACGCCGACCGGGTGGCGCTGGCCGAGCGCGAACGGCGGCTGCTGGCCCGGTTCACCAAGGCCCATCCGGGGGTCCCCGTGGTGGGGGTGCCCGCACTGCCGAGTGACGTGCACGACCTCGACGGACTGCGTGACATCGGGGACCGCCTCGCCGGTGGTTAA
- a CDS encoding ArsA-related P-loop ATPase produces MTTPLAGWTDELARARLHFVTGKGGTGKTTLAAALALALAHGGRRVLLVEVEGRQGVAQLFDTEPLPYAEQRIASAPGGGEVRALHIDAEAALLEYFEMFYNLGFAGRTLRRMGAIEFATTLAPGLRDVLLTGKIKECVRRTESDGRYSYDAVIVDSPPTGRVVKFLDVTKALTDLAKTGPIRGQAEGVVRLLHSGETAVHLVTLLEEMPVRETVEAVSELDGADLRPGAVLVNRVRPPRLPARSVTAAADGRVDASRVRAGLTSAGLELGEQTLDALVEETVEHAIRVAAEQRAREQLAEADLPTIELPDLTDGVDVAALYDLAEALLEQGVR; encoded by the coding sequence GTGACCACACCCCTGGCCGGCTGGACCGACGAACTCGCCAGAGCCCGGCTCCACTTCGTCACCGGCAAGGGCGGGACGGGGAAGACCACGCTCGCCGCCGCGCTGGCGCTGGCGCTCGCCCACGGCGGCCGCCGGGTACTGCTGGTCGAGGTCGAGGGCAGGCAGGGGGTCGCCCAGCTCTTCGACACCGAGCCACTGCCCTACGCCGAGCAGCGGATCGCCTCCGCGCCCGGCGGTGGTGAGGTCCGCGCCCTGCACATCGACGCCGAGGCCGCGCTGCTCGAGTACTTCGAGATGTTCTACAACCTCGGCTTCGCCGGCCGGACCCTGCGCCGGATGGGCGCCATCGAGTTCGCCACCACGCTCGCGCCCGGCCTGCGCGACGTGCTGCTCACCGGCAAGATCAAGGAGTGCGTCCGGCGCACCGAGTCCGACGGCCGCTACTCCTACGACGCGGTGATCGTCGACTCGCCGCCCACCGGCCGCGTGGTCAAGTTCCTCGACGTCACCAAGGCGCTGACCGATCTGGCCAAGACCGGCCCGATCCGCGGCCAGGCCGAGGGCGTGGTGCGCCTGCTGCACTCCGGCGAAACCGCCGTCCACCTGGTCACCCTGCTCGAAGAGATGCCCGTGCGCGAGACGGTCGAGGCGGTCTCCGAACTCGACGGAGCCGATCTGCGCCCCGGTGCCGTACTGGTGAACAGGGTGCGGCCGCCGCGACTGCCCGCCCGCTCGGTCACCGCCGCGGCCGATGGCCGGGTGGACGCCTCGCGGGTGCGTGCCGGGCTCACCTCGGCCGGGCTGGAGCTGGGCGAACAGACGCTGGACGCGCTCGTCGAGGAAACCGTCGAGCACGCCATCCGCGTGGCCGCCGAGCAGCGCGCCCGCGAGCAACTGGCCGAAGCCGACCTGCCGACGATCGAACTGCCCGACCTGACCGACGGGGTGGACGTGGCCGCGCTCTACGACCTCGCCGAAGCGCTGCTCGAACAGGGGGTGCGCTGA
- a CDS encoding triacylglycerol lipase produces MRTTKSLGALALSLLLLIGLTPAGQAAAPRYFVPWTLAAAVPAQLANPGGPPPGANDWTCRPSEEHPNPVVLTHGLGANQTVNWQTFSPLLANEGYCVFSLTYGVPGTPNPVYQPGGLLPMEQSAAQLGTFVDKVLDRTGASKVDILGHSEGTLMPSYYVRFLDGAAKVDKYVSLTPLWQGTTLFGLSTLYQWGQVLGLKPVVDGVLNPACGSCPQFLEGSDYLTKLHERGVFAPEVEYTNIVTKYDELVIPYTSGLGTGPNVRNVVLQETCGLDFAEHAGVAADRNTAGHVLNALDPANTKPVPCVPASPIGS; encoded by the coding sequence ATGCGGACGACGAAGTCCCTGGGCGCACTGGCCCTGTCCCTGCTCCTGCTGATCGGGCTCACCCCGGCCGGGCAGGCCGCCGCGCCCCGGTACTTCGTGCCGTGGACGCTCGCCGCCGCGGTGCCCGCCCAGCTCGCCAATCCCGGCGGCCCGCCGCCCGGCGCGAACGACTGGACCTGCCGCCCGAGCGAGGAGCACCCGAACCCGGTGGTGCTCACCCACGGCCTCGGCGCGAACCAGACGGTCAACTGGCAGACCTTCAGCCCGCTGCTGGCCAACGAGGGCTACTGCGTTTTCTCCCTGACCTACGGCGTGCCCGGCACGCCGAACCCGGTCTACCAGCCGGGCGGGCTGCTGCCGATGGAACAGAGCGCGGCGCAGCTCGGCACCTTCGTGGACAAGGTGCTCGACCGCACCGGCGCATCCAAAGTGGACATACTCGGCCACTCCGAGGGCACGCTGATGCCCAGCTACTACGTGCGTTTCCTCGATGGAGCGGCCAAAGTGGACAAGTACGTCAGCCTGACGCCGCTGTGGCAGGGCACCACGCTGTTCGGACTGTCCACCCTGTACCAGTGGGGCCAGGTCCTCGGGCTCAAGCCGGTCGTCGACGGGGTGCTCAACCCCGCCTGCGGCTCGTGCCCGCAGTTCCTCGAGGGCTCGGACTACCTGACGAAGCTGCACGAGCGCGGCGTCTTCGCGCCGGAGGTGGAGTACACGAACATCGTCACCAAGTACGACGAGCTGGTCATCCCGTACACCAGCGGGCTGGGCACCGGGCCGAACGTGCGCAACGTCGTGCTGCAGGAGACCTGCGGCCTGGACTTCGCCGAACACGCCGGGGTCGCCGCCGACCGCAACACCGCCGGTCACGTGCTCAACGCACTCGACCCGGCCAACACCAAGCCCGTGCCGTGCGTGCCCGCGAGCCCCATCGGCAGCTAA
- a CDS encoding DUF4177 domain-containing protein, giving the protein MSAKWEYATVPLLIHATKQILDQWGEDGWELVTVLPNPTGEQHVAYLKRQKG; this is encoded by the coding sequence ATGAGCGCCAAATGGGAGTACGCCACCGTTCCGCTGCTGATCCACGCGACCAAGCAGATCCTCGACCAGTGGGGCGAGGACGGCTGGGAACTGGTCACCGTGCTGCCGAACCCGACCGGTGAGCAGCACGTCGCCTACCTGAAGCGGCAGAAGGGCTGA
- a CDS encoding RidA family protein, which produces MSWSARLAELGIELPGVAAPVAAYVPAVRSGSQVLTSGQLPFVDGKLAATGKVGAEISPEEAKTHARTCVLNALAAVHALAGVDSITRVVKVVGFVASAEGFTGQPAVINGASELLGEIFGEAGVHARSAVGVAELPLGAPVEIEVIVEVS; this is translated from the coding sequence ATGAGCTGGAGTGCCAGGCTGGCCGAACTGGGCATCGAACTGCCCGGGGTGGCCGCGCCGGTGGCCGCCTACGTACCCGCGGTGCGCAGCGGCTCGCAGGTGCTGACCTCCGGTCAGCTCCCGTTCGTCGACGGCAAGCTCGCCGCCACCGGCAAGGTCGGCGCCGAGATCAGCCCCGAAGAGGCCAAGACGCACGCGCGCACCTGCGTGCTGAACGCGCTCGCCGCCGTGCACGCGCTCGCCGGCGTCGACTCGATCACCCGCGTGGTCAAGGTGGTCGGATTTGTCGCTTCCGCTGAGGGCTTCACCGGGCAGCCCGCCGTGATCAACGGCGCTTCGGAGCTGCTCGGCGAGATCTTCGGCGAGGCCGGGGTGCACGCCAGGTCCGCGGTCGGCGTCGCCGAACTGCCGCTGGGGGCGCCCGTGGAGATCGAAGTCATCGTGGAGGTGTCGTGA
- a CDS encoding NUDIX domain-containing protein, whose product MPLTSSSDLPTPEGPPVTPKDAATVVLLRESGSGVEVFLQRRVAAMAFAAGMTVFPGGGVDKRDADASISWAGPDAAWWASKFSCSESLARALVCAAVRETFEESGVLLAGTESTVVADTSEFAGVRDRLISRDQSLAGFLAEAGLTLRADLLRPWANWVTPPQEKRRYDTRFFVAALPEGQRADGATTEADASGWQPAADALADAAAGRSTLMPPTWFTLTEIGEFSSVREALTAERSIKKITPTLVREGDRARIVLEPS is encoded by the coding sequence ATGCCGCTGACGTCGTCTTCGGACCTGCCGACCCCGGAGGGGCCACCGGTCACTCCGAAGGACGCCGCGACGGTGGTCCTGCTCCGCGAGAGCGGTTCCGGCGTCGAGGTGTTCCTGCAGCGACGCGTGGCAGCGATGGCCTTCGCCGCCGGGATGACGGTGTTTCCCGGCGGCGGTGTGGACAAGCGGGACGCGGACGCGTCGATCAGCTGGGCCGGACCGGACGCGGCTTGGTGGGCGTCGAAGTTCTCCTGCTCCGAGTCACTCGCGCGCGCACTGGTGTGCGCCGCCGTGCGGGAGACCTTCGAGGAGTCCGGCGTGCTCCTGGCCGGTACCGAGTCCACTGTGGTCGCCGACACCTCCGAGTTCGCGGGTGTGCGGGATCGGCTGATCTCGCGGGACCAGTCGCTGGCCGGGTTCCTGGCGGAAGCCGGGCTGACCCTGCGGGCGGATCTCCTGCGCCCGTGGGCGAACTGGGTGACGCCGCCGCAGGAGAAGCGCCGGTACGACACGCGGTTCTTCGTCGCCGCGCTGCCCGAGGGCCAGCGCGCGGACGGGGCCACCACCGAAGCCGACGCCTCCGGCTGGCAGCCCGCCGCGGACGCGCTCGCCGACGCCGCGGCCGGTCGCAGCACGCTGATGCCGCCGACCTGGTTCACCCTCACCGAGATCGGCGAGTTCTCCAGCGTGCGGGAAGCGTTGACGGCGGAGCGTTCGATCAAGAAGATCACGCCGACCCTGGTCCGTGAAGGCGACCGGGCCCGGATCGTGCTGGAGCCGTCGTGA
- a CDS encoding MBL fold metallo-hydrolase, with translation MTHPAYGVLRQVSPTASVLLENNPSSMTLEGTNSWVLRAPGASSCVIVDPGYDDRPHLELLASVAPVSLILLTHHHPDHADGAPWLASAVSAPVRAFDASLCLDGDALQADEVLSVAGLEIGVLHTPGHTADSVSFRVGGEVLTGDTILGRGTTVLDDLGAYLGSLRVLAELPEGTPGLPGHGPELPDLRATAREYLAHREQRLDQVRGALRELGPDATPRQVVELVYADVDRALWVPAEHSVRAQLEYLRTL, from the coding sequence GTGACCCATCCCGCCTATGGCGTGCTGCGCCAGGTCTCGCCGACCGCGTCGGTGCTGCTGGAGAACAACCCGTCGTCGATGACGCTGGAGGGCACGAACAGCTGGGTGCTGCGCGCGCCCGGTGCTTCGTCGTGCGTGATCGTCGACCCTGGTTACGACGACCGGCCGCACCTCGAGCTGCTGGCTTCGGTGGCGCCCGTCTCGTTGATCCTGTTGACGCACCACCACCCGGACCACGCCGATGGGGCGCCCTGGCTGGCTTCGGCGGTCTCCGCGCCGGTGCGGGCTTTCGACGCCTCGCTGTGCCTGGACGGGGACGCGCTCCAGGCGGACGAGGTCCTTTCGGTGGCGGGGCTGGAGATCGGCGTCCTGCACACGCCGGGGCACACGGCGGACTCGGTGTCGTTCCGGGTCGGCGGCGAGGTGCTCACCGGCGACACGATCCTGGGCCGCGGCACCACGGTGCTGGATGACCTTGGCGCCTACCTGGGCTCGCTGCGCGTCCTGGCCGAGTTGCCGGAGGGAACTCCGGGACTCCCGGGCCACGGCCCGGAACTCCCGGACCTGCGCGCGACGGCGCGTGAGTACCTGGCGCACCGGGAGCAACGCCTGGACCAGGTCCGGGGCGCCCTGCGAGAACTGGGGCCGGACGCCACGCCGAGGCAGGTCGTCGAACTCGTCTACGCCGACGTGGACCGGGCTTTGTGGGTACCGGCGGAACACAGCGTGCGAGCCCAGCTGGAGTACCTCCGCACGCTGTGA
- a CDS encoding MFS transporter, translating to MSHSASGGTTLADYRTALTAPGSRGPVFASVLARLPIAMIGIAALLYVQRETGSFAAAGLVSAGSLVGVAAGSVVQGRLIDRFGPTRPLLITTVLFAVAVTTLITFIEAGAPTALLVLLAGGIGITEPMVGSASRALWGRLVPAGPARAAAYSYEAISMEVFFILGPGFAGALAAAPWAGTGLVIGASVMIAGSTLFALSPVVRAWGAMPSGRRPLLGALASPGMRTLAIAALGFGVVIGFVEVAVPASATNAGHATIGGLLLSAWSVSSVVFGVAYSLRPWPRSMGLRLPVLLAAFGAMVALLAVPGSLWGLALAMLGAGALITPQSTAHSAAIELVAPKGTAAEAFGWVITAVTLGLAFGQSVSGYLVEASGPPASFLAAGVAAVALAAVVWSLRRTITPAPKPAPAELVGAAA from the coding sequence ATGTCCCACTCTGCCTCCGGTGGCACGACGCTGGCCGACTACCGCACCGCGCTGACCGCTCCCGGCTCGCGCGGCCCGGTTTTCGCCTCCGTGCTCGCCCGCCTGCCGATCGCGATGATCGGCATCGCCGCACTGCTCTACGTGCAGCGGGAAACCGGCTCGTTCGCCGCCGCCGGACTGGTCTCGGCCGGTTCGCTGGTGGGCGTGGCGGCCGGTTCGGTGGTGCAGGGGCGGCTGATCGACCGGTTCGGCCCGACCCGGCCGCTGCTGATCACCACCGTGTTGTTCGCCGTCGCGGTCACGACGCTGATCACCTTCATCGAGGCCGGCGCGCCGACCGCGCTGCTGGTGCTGCTCGCCGGTGGCATCGGCATCACCGAGCCGATGGTCGGCTCGGCCTCACGCGCGCTGTGGGGACGGCTGGTGCCCGCCGGTCCGGCCAGGGCCGCCGCCTACTCCTACGAGGCGATCAGCATGGAGGTCTTCTTCATCCTGGGGCCCGGGTTCGCCGGGGCGCTCGCGGCCGCGCCGTGGGCCGGGACCGGGCTGGTGATCGGTGCTTCGGTGATGATCGCCGGTTCGACGCTGTTCGCGCTGAGCCCGGTGGTCCGCGCCTGGGGCGCGATGCCGTCCGGCCGCCGCCCGCTGCTGGGCGCGCTGGCCAGCCCCGGGATGCGCACGCTCGCCATCGCCGCGCTCGGCTTCGGCGTGGTGATCGGTTTTGTCGAGGTCGCCGTGCCCGCTTCGGCCACCAACGCCGGGCACGCCACGATCGGCGGCCTGCTGCTGTCGGCGTGGTCGGTCAGCTCGGTGGTGTTCGGCGTGGCGTACAGCCTGCGCCCGTGGCCGCGGTCGATGGGCCTGCGGTTGCCGGTGCTGCTGGCCGCGTTCGGCGCGATGGTGGCGCTGCTCGCGGTGCCCGGTTCGCTCTGGGGCCTGGCGCTGGCCATGCTAGGTGCCGGCGCGCTGATCACCCCGCAGTCCACCGCGCACTCGGCGGCGATCGAACTGGTCGCGCCGAAGGGCACGGCCGCGGAGGCGTTCGGCTGGGTGATCACCGCGGTGACCCTTGGCCTGGCGTTCGGGCAGTCGGTCAGCGGTTACCTGGTGGAAGCGAGCGGGCCGCCCGCCTCGTTCCTCGCCGCCGGGGTGGCCGCGGTCGCGCTGGCCGCCGTCGTGTGGAGCCTGCGCCGCACCATCACCCCGGCCCCGAAGCCCGCTCCGGCCGAACTCGTCGGTGCCGCCGCCTGA
- a CDS encoding Crp/Fnr family transcriptional regulator — MDETLARAGIFQGVEPAAAEALAQTLESVEFPRGHVIFSEGEPGDKLYIIQSGKVKLGRKSADGRENLLQIMGPSDMFGELSIFDPGPRTSSATTVTEVRAVMMDRPALRQWISTRPEIAEQLLRVVARRLRRTNNMVAELIFTDVPGRVARALLQLAQRFGSQEAGLLRVTHDLTQEEIAQYVGASRETVNKALADFAHRGWLRLEGKSVLILDPERLARRAR, encoded by the coding sequence GTGGACGAAACCCTGGCCCGCGCGGGCATCTTCCAGGGGGTGGAACCTGCCGCAGCTGAGGCGCTGGCGCAGACCTTGGAGAGCGTCGAGTTCCCCCGCGGCCACGTGATCTTCAGTGAGGGCGAACCCGGCGACAAGCTCTACATCATCCAGTCCGGGAAGGTGAAGCTCGGCCGCAAGTCCGCGGACGGGCGCGAGAACCTGCTCCAGATCATGGGCCCGTCGGACATGTTCGGCGAACTGTCGATCTTCGACCCGGGCCCGCGCACCTCCAGCGCCACCACGGTGACCGAGGTGCGCGCGGTGATGATGGACCGCCCGGCGCTGCGCCAGTGGATCTCCACCCGGCCCGAGATCGCCGAGCAGCTGCTGCGCGTGGTCGCGCGGAGACTGCGCCGGACGAACAACATGGTGGCCGAGCTGATCTTCACCGACGTGCCCGGTCGCGTCGCGCGGGCGCTGCTCCAGCTCGCCCAGCGCTTCGGCAGCCAGGAAGCCGGCCTGCTGCGGGTCACCCACGACCTGACGCAGGAGGAGATCGCCCAGTACGTCGGCGCCTCGCGGGAGACCGTGAACAAGGCGCTGGCCGACTTCGCGCACCGCGGCTGGCTGCGCCTGGAAGGCAAGAGCGTGCTGATCCTGGACCCGGAGCGACTGGCTCGACGGGCTCGCTGA
- the nth gene encoding endonuclease III: protein MKRCLDQAYPDAHCELDFTTPLELLVAVVLSAQTTDVRVNQVTPALFARYRTAADYAGADRAELEEYLRPTGFFRAKANSLMGLGAALVERFDGEVPGNQKDLVTLPGVGRKTANVVLGDAFGVPGITVDTHFGRLVRRWGWTTLDDPVKVEHAIGELIPRKEWTMLSHRTIFHGRRVCHARKPACGACPLARDCPSYGTGPTEFEEAAKLVKGEEREHLLAMVTNS from the coding sequence ATGAAACGTTGCCTCGATCAGGCGTATCCCGACGCGCACTGCGAGCTGGACTTCACCACGCCACTGGAGTTGCTGGTCGCCGTGGTGCTCTCCGCGCAGACCACCGACGTGCGGGTGAACCAGGTCACCCCCGCGCTGTTCGCCCGCTACCGGACGGCCGCCGACTACGCCGGTGCCGACCGCGCCGAGCTGGAGGAGTACCTCCGGCCGACCGGGTTCTTCCGGGCCAAGGCGAACTCGCTGATGGGCCTCGGCGCGGCGCTGGTCGAGCGGTTCGACGGCGAGGTGCCCGGCAACCAGAAGGACCTGGTCACCCTGCCCGGTGTCGGCCGCAAGACGGCGAACGTGGTGCTCGGGGACGCCTTCGGGGTGCCGGGGATCACCGTGGACACCCACTTCGGCAGGCTGGTCCGCCGGTGGGGCTGGACCACGCTCGACGACCCGGTGAAGGTCGAGCACGCGATCGGCGAGCTGATCCCGCGCAAGGAGTGGACGATGCTGTCCCACCGGACGATCTTCCACGGCAGGCGCGTCTGCCACGCCAGGAAACCGGCCTGCGGTGCCTGCCCGCTGGCGCGTGACTGCCCGTCCTACGGGACCGGGCCGACCGAGTTCGAAGAGGCCGCGAAGCTGGTCAAGGGGGAGGAGCGCGAACACCTGCTGGCGATGGTGACGAACTCTTGA
- a CDS encoding TlpA disulfide reductase family protein, whose protein sequence is MTKATKWALAVAVLLLAVIVAVLPRNQGAVPAEDLGPARAKAALAACATGRPGSALAGVGTECLGDGAQLDLAAALGSGPTLVNIWATWCQPCRTELPVLAAYAAEPGAARVLTVQVASSPSDGLELLAELGVRLPAVYDGEGQTGPVRTALKVPPALPASYLVTPGGEVRFIDNPRLLADVGQVREAVARYSA, encoded by the coding sequence TTGACCAAGGCGACCAAGTGGGCACTCGCGGTCGCGGTGCTGTTGCTCGCGGTGATCGTCGCGGTGCTGCCGCGCAACCAGGGCGCCGTGCCGGCCGAGGACCTGGGACCCGCGCGCGCGAAGGCGGCGCTGGCCGCGTGCGCCACCGGCCGGCCCGGCTCGGCGCTCGCCGGGGTGGGCACCGAATGCCTCGGTGACGGCGCTCAGCTCGATCTCGCGGCGGCGCTCGGCTCCGGCCCGACGCTGGTCAACATCTGGGCGACCTGGTGCCAGCCGTGCCGCACCGAGCTGCCGGTGCTCGCCGCCTACGCGGCCGAGCCGGGGGCCGCGCGTGTGCTCACCGTGCAGGTCGCCAGCTCACCGTCGGACGGACTGGAGCTGCTCGCGGAACTGGGCGTGCGCCTGCCCGCCGTGTATGACGGAGAGGGGCAGACCGGCCCGGTGCGCACCGCGCTGAAGGTGCCGCCGGCGCTGCCCGCGTCCTATTTGGTCACCCCGGGCGGTGAGGTCCGGTTCATCGACAACCCGCGCCTGCTCGCCGATGTGGGACAGGTGCGCGAAGCCGTCGCGAGGTACTCCGCATGA
- a CDS encoding CoA pyrophosphatase, translated as MSEQGPLVDPESVPEWLRGLVAASGEVDASAFTRFRPPRGTKTRPAAVLVLFGEGPRGPDVLLLRRADTLGSHAGQVAFPGGGADEGDGGPVGTALREAEEETGVLPSGVRPVAVLPDLWVPVSGFSVTPVLAHWVNPSPVHAVDPGETAAVARVAVEDLLDPANRFQVRRKGYDWVGPVFEVDGLFVWGFTAGLLATVLGLGGWEREWDKSDVRDLDEALAAHAARARAVYNGGSREREQS; from the coding sequence ATGAGCGAACAAGGGCCGCTGGTCGACCCAGAGAGCGTGCCGGAGTGGCTGCGCGGGCTGGTCGCCGCGAGCGGTGAGGTGGACGCGTCGGCGTTCACCCGGTTCCGCCCGCCGCGTGGCACGAAGACCCGGCCGGCGGCGGTGCTGGTGCTCTTCGGCGAAGGTCCGCGCGGCCCGGACGTGCTGCTGCTGCGCCGCGCCGACACGCTCGGCTCGCACGCCGGTCAGGTCGCCTTTCCCGGTGGTGGCGCCGACGAGGGCGACGGCGGTCCGGTCGGCACCGCGCTGCGGGAGGCCGAGGAGGAGACCGGGGTGCTGCCGTCGGGCGTGCGCCCGGTCGCCGTGCTGCCGGACCTCTGGGTGCCGGTGTCCGGATTCTCCGTGACCCCCGTGCTGGCCCACTGGGTGAACCCTTCACCGGTGCACGCCGTAGATCCGGGGGAGACCGCGGCGGTGGCGCGGGTCGCGGTCGAGGACCTGCTCGACCCGGCCAACCGGTTCCAGGTGCGCCGGAAGGGATATGACTGGGTGGGACCGGTGTTCGAGGTCGACGGGCTGTTCGTGTGGGGCTTCACCGCGGGTCTGCTGGCCACCGTGCTCGGGCTCGGCGGCTGGGAACGCGAGTGGGACAAATCCGACGTACGGGATCTCGATGAAGCGCTGGCCGCGCACGCGGCGCGGGCTCGGGCGGTGTACAACGGTGGCTCCAGGGAGAGGGAGCAATCGTGA